Proteins encoded by one window of Sorangium aterium:
- a CDS encoding GNAT family N-acetyltransferase: protein MSDPNEIAECNAQFLAAWIHFSRCLPGHRIEQTDGVSAILSGTGMALLNIATLSSPAGNRTDLERRARIGAELARTGGVPWFFALSDSWAPGGDADASAELLAGLGFQPAVSIMGMVAEALPTPRREIAGLELRRVGDAETRAAVADLNSTAYSLPLPIGRAALAHEALWDDRAFGRVGYVGDQPVCCAATFMVEGIRYVGFVATAAEHRRKGYAEAVMRCCLDDALSATGAQRTVLHATDLGRPVYEAMGYHAVTRFAFYTPPPDYLPPPQA, encoded by the coding sequence ATGTCCGACCCGAACGAGATCGCAGAGTGCAACGCGCAGTTCCTGGCCGCCTGGATCCACTTCAGCCGCTGCCTCCCCGGCCACCGGATCGAGCAGACGGACGGCGTCTCCGCCATCCTCTCGGGCACGGGCATGGCTCTGCTCAACATCGCCACCCTCTCCTCGCCGGCCGGCAACCGCACGGATCTGGAGCGCCGCGCGCGCATCGGCGCCGAGCTCGCCCGGACCGGCGGCGTTCCCTGGTTCTTCGCGCTGTCCGACAGCTGGGCGCCCGGCGGTGACGCGGACGCGAGCGCCGAGCTCCTGGCCGGGCTCGGCTTCCAGCCTGCGGTGTCGATCATGGGCATGGTCGCCGAGGCGCTCCCCACCCCGCGGCGGGAGATCGCCGGCCTGGAGCTCAGGCGCGTGGGCGACGCCGAGACGCGCGCCGCCGTCGCCGATCTCAACTCCACCGCTTACAGCCTCCCGCTCCCCATCGGGCGCGCCGCCCTGGCCCACGAGGCGCTGTGGGACGACCGGGCGTTCGGTCGGGTCGGCTACGTGGGCGACCAGCCGGTCTGCTGCGCGGCGACGTTCATGGTGGAGGGGATCCGGTACGTGGGCTTCGTCGCCACCGCAGCCGAGCACCGGCGCAAAGGCTACGCCGAGGCGGTGATGCGCTGCTGTCTCGACGACGCGCTGAGCGCCACCGGCGCCCAGCGGACCGTCCTCCACGCGACGGACCTGGGGCGGCCCGTGTACGAAGCGATGGGCTACCACGCGGTCACGCGCTTCGCCTTCTACACGCCGCCGCCGGACTACCTGCCGCCGCCGCAGGCCTGA
- a CDS encoding M2 family metallopeptidase, translated as MVRIPMFVVALPCSMLALTAACSDPAPPTSPVAPKPTDPAVEEAARFIDAAEAELHELSTYNNRAAWVAATYITVDTEILSAAASAKLLGVQADYAKRAARYLALDLPYDVRRRLELLRTSLTLYAPADPAKTKEVATIASRLEAMYGAGKYCPASGQCLDLEQLSRILATSRDPEELKRAWVGWHTVSVPMRGDFTRLVQLANEGARELGFKDTGDAWRSKFEMRPGVLSREVDRLWGQVKPLYDALHCYARGRLAAKYGEDVVPGAGPIRADLLGNMWAQDWSNVYDLMEPEGAAPIYDLDAALQAKGYTPIEMVKTGERFFVSLGFEPLPATFWERSLFVKPADRDVVCHASAWNIDDEEDLRIKMCIEITAGDFQTIHHELGHNFYQRAYNHLPLLYRDSPNPAFHEAIGDTIGLSVSPEYLQRIGLVDQLPPASSDLSLLLREALGKIAFLPFAVAVDRWRWGVFAGDIQPAGYNEAYWELRKRYQGVVPPVPRSESDFDPGAKYHVAASVPYIRYFFAHILQFQFHRALCEAAGYKGPLHRCTIYGSEKAGERLRRMLEMGRSRPWPDALEVVTGSRRMDAGAMLDYFGPLKDWLDQQNRGKTCGW; from the coding sequence ATGGTGCGCATTCCGATGTTCGTCGTCGCCTTGCCCTGCAGCATGCTCGCGCTCACGGCGGCCTGCTCCGATCCTGCCCCGCCCACGTCGCCCGTGGCGCCGAAGCCCACCGACCCGGCGGTGGAGGAGGCCGCCCGGTTCATCGATGCGGCCGAGGCGGAGCTGCACGAACTCAGCACCTACAACAACCGCGCGGCGTGGGTGGCCGCTACGTACATCACCGTCGACACCGAGATCCTCTCGGCCGCGGCGAGCGCGAAGCTGCTCGGGGTGCAGGCCGATTACGCGAAGCGGGCCGCTCGCTACCTCGCCCTCGATCTGCCCTATGACGTCCGCCGCCGGCTCGAGCTCCTGCGAACGTCCCTCACGCTCTACGCACCCGCCGATCCCGCGAAGACGAAGGAGGTCGCGACCATCGCGTCGAGGCTGGAGGCGATGTACGGAGCGGGCAAGTACTGCCCGGCGAGCGGCCAGTGCCTCGATCTCGAGCAGCTGAGCAGGATCCTCGCGACGAGCCGCGACCCCGAGGAGCTGAAGCGGGCGTGGGTCGGCTGGCACACGGTCTCTGTCCCCATGCGCGGCGATTTCACGCGGCTCGTCCAGCTGGCGAACGAGGGCGCCCGCGAGCTCGGGTTCAAGGACACAGGCGACGCGTGGCGCTCGAAATTCGAGATGCGGCCCGGCGTGCTGTCGCGGGAGGTCGATCGCCTCTGGGGGCAGGTCAAGCCGCTCTACGACGCGCTCCACTGCTACGCGCGGGGCCGGCTCGCCGCGAAGTACGGCGAGGACGTCGTGCCCGGCGCGGGCCCGATACGAGCGGATCTGCTCGGCAACATGTGGGCGCAGGACTGGAGCAACGTCTACGATCTCATGGAGCCCGAGGGCGCCGCGCCGATCTACGATCTCGACGCGGCGCTGCAGGCGAAGGGGTACACGCCGATCGAGATGGTGAAGACGGGCGAGCGCTTCTTCGTCTCGCTCGGCTTCGAGCCGCTCCCGGCCACCTTCTGGGAGCGGTCGCTCTTCGTCAAGCCGGCGGATCGCGATGTCGTCTGCCACGCGAGCGCGTGGAACATCGACGACGAGGAGGATCTGCGCATCAAGATGTGCATCGAGATCACGGCCGGCGACTTCCAGACGATCCACCACGAGCTCGGCCACAACTTCTACCAGCGGGCGTACAATCACCTGCCGCTCCTGTACCGGGACAGCCCCAACCCCGCGTTTCACGAGGCCATCGGCGACACGATCGGGCTCTCGGTCAGTCCAGAGTACCTCCAGCGGATCGGGCTCGTGGACCAGCTGCCCCCCGCCTCCAGCGACCTCTCGCTCCTCCTCCGCGAGGCCCTCGGCAAGATTGCCTTCCTGCCGTTCGCTGTCGCGGTCGACCGGTGGCGCTGGGGGGTGTTCGCGGGGGACATCCAGCCGGCGGGATACAACGAGGCCTATTGGGAGCTCCGGAAGAGGTACCAGGGGGTCGTGCCGCCGGTGCCCCGCTCCGAGTCGGACTTCGATCCTGGCGCGAAGTACCATGTGGCGGCGAGCGTCCCGTACATCCGGTACTTCTTCGCCCATATCCTCCAGTTCCAGTTCCACCGCGCGCTCTGCGAGGCAGCGGGGTACAAGGGGCCGCTCCACCGCTGCACGATCTACGGCAGCGAGAAGGCCGGCGAGCGCCTCCGGCGGATGCTGGAGATGGGGCGGAGCCGCCCTTGGCCGGATGCGCTCGAGGTGGTGACGGGATCGCGGCGGATGGATGCGGGGGCGATGCTCGACTACTTCGGGCCGCTCAAGGACTGGCTCGACCAGCAGAACCGCGGCAAGACGTGCGGGTGGTAG
- a CDS encoding VOC family protein, with amino-acid sequence MAVQLNHTIVPARDKRTSAAFLAEILGLSAPVPFGHFLTVRLDNDVTLDFIDTPGEIRSQHLAFLVSEAEFDEIFGRIRERQIQYWADPRAQHPGEINHHDGGRGVYFPDPDGHFLEILTRPYGSGGG; translated from the coding sequence ATGGCCGTCCAGCTCAATCACACCATCGTCCCGGCGCGTGACAAGCGGACATCCGCCGCCTTTTTGGCCGAGATCCTGGGCCTCTCGGCGCCGGTGCCGTTCGGGCACTTCTTGACGGTACGGCTCGACAACGACGTCACGCTCGACTTCATCGACACCCCTGGCGAGATCCGCTCCCAGCACCTCGCCTTCCTGGTCAGCGAGGCCGAGTTCGACGAGATCTTCGGTCGAATCCGTGAACGCCAGATCCAGTACTGGGCCGATCCCAGGGCGCAGCACCCCGGGGAGATCAACCACCATGACGGCGGGCGCGGCGTGTACTTCCCCGATCCCGACGGGCACTTCCTCGAGATCCTCACCCGCCCTTACGGCAGCGGCGGCGGATGA
- a CDS encoding PEGA domain-containing protein — translation MLRTSTFLVTLAIAGCGGAPKPPQEPPQPAPIAAEPEPEPEPPLDDAPMLDVIAAQPTEILLDGKPIGTTPISGRKVAPGSHEVTFVDPERGNRTMMVTLDPGDAKTVQSNPPPSLVEASGGATGDKQGEKK, via the coding sequence ATGCTTCGCACCTCCACCTTCCTCGTCACCCTCGCCATCGCCGGCTGCGGCGGCGCCCCGAAGCCGCCGCAGGAGCCCCCGCAACCCGCGCCGATCGCGGCCGAACCCGAGCCGGAGCCCGAGCCGCCGCTCGACGACGCGCCGATGCTCGACGTGATCGCCGCGCAGCCGACCGAGATCCTGCTGGACGGCAAGCCCATCGGGACGACGCCGATCTCGGGGCGCAAGGTCGCGCCCGGGTCGCACGAGGTGACGTTCGTGGACCCGGAGCGCGGCAATCGGACCATGATGGTGACGCTCGATCCCGGCGACGCGAAGACGGTCCAGTCGAACCCGCCACCTTCCCTCGTAGAGGCGAGCGGCGGCGCGACGGGCGACAAGCAGGGCGAGAAAAAGTAG
- a CDS encoding NADH:flavin oxidoreductase/NADH oxidase: MTSLFEPFRLKDVTLRNRVVVSPMCQYSSRNGYATDWHLVHLGSMARGGVGLAIAEATAVSPEGRISPGDAGLWEDGQIEPLQRIVAFVKEQGAVAGIQLAHAGRKASANRPWEGDDHLTQDEGAWETLAPSAKAFGANLPKVPREMSKADIERVKGDFVAAARRAREAGYQWLELHFAHGYLAHSFYSPLANARTDEYGGSFDNRIRFLVETFEAVRNVWPERLPLTIRLSITDWVDGGVTVEESIELTRRLKASGLDLLDASHGFAVPDLSKIPWGPGFLLPHAGRIRKEAGLPVAAGWFINEPEQAEAALKEGQGDLIVLAHALLDDPHWAYHAAKKLGVEQPSRVLPPPYGHWLKR, encoded by the coding sequence GTGACGAGTTTATTTGAGCCCTTTCGCTTGAAGGACGTGACGCTGCGCAACCGCGTGGTCGTCTCTCCCATGTGCCAGTACTCCTCCAGGAACGGGTACGCGACCGACTGGCACCTCGTTCATCTGGGTTCGATGGCGAGGGGCGGAGTCGGCCTGGCGATCGCCGAGGCGACGGCGGTATCCCCGGAAGGCCGCATCAGCCCCGGAGACGCCGGTCTGTGGGAGGACGGGCAGATCGAGCCTCTCCAGCGGATCGTCGCGTTCGTCAAGGAGCAGGGCGCGGTCGCGGGGATCCAGCTCGCGCACGCGGGGAGGAAGGCGAGCGCCAACCGGCCCTGGGAGGGCGACGATCACCTCACGCAGGACGAGGGCGCATGGGAGACGCTGGCGCCCTCGGCGAAGGCGTTCGGAGCGAACCTCCCCAAGGTGCCGAGGGAGATGTCGAAGGCCGACATCGAGCGCGTGAAGGGCGATTTCGTCGCCGCCGCGCGGCGGGCACGCGAGGCGGGCTATCAGTGGCTCGAGCTGCACTTCGCGCACGGATATCTCGCGCACAGCTTCTACTCGCCGCTCGCCAATGCGCGCACCGACGAGTACGGGGGGTCGTTCGACAACCGGATCCGCTTCCTGGTCGAGACGTTCGAGGCGGTGCGAAACGTCTGGCCGGAGCGCTTGCCGCTGACGATCCGCCTCTCGATCACGGACTGGGTGGACGGCGGCGTCACGGTCGAGGAGTCGATCGAGCTGACGAGGCGGCTCAAGGCCTCCGGCCTCGATCTTCTCGACGCGAGCCACGGGTTCGCCGTGCCCGATCTCTCGAAGATCCCCTGGGGCCCTGGCTTCTTGCTCCCGCACGCCGGGCGCATCCGGAAGGAGGCGGGGCTGCCGGTCGCCGCGGGGTGGTTCATCAACGAGCCCGAGCAGGCCGAAGCAGCCTTGAAGGAGGGCCAGGGGGACCTCATCGTGCTGGCGCACGCTCTCCTGGACGACCCGCACTGGGCCTATCACGCCGCCAAGAAGCTCGGAGTGGAGCAGCCGAGCCGCGTCCTCCCGCCGCCCTACGGGCACTGGCTCAAGCGCTGA
- a CDS encoding Uma2 family endonuclease, protein MGDAAASRRMSAAEYLAWEREQPAKHEYHLGEVFAMAGGSPRHNFLSTAAGAELRAAVRGKGCHVLSSDQRISAKQGERYVYADAVVVCGGVQTEPGTGDVLSNPTAIVEVLSRSTEAFDRGEKWEGYQRLPCLTDYLLVSPWHVRIEHYRREGDGSWRYRVLERGDTLSLANGAQVSVDAIYDGAFELEAD, encoded by the coding sequence ATGGGCGACGCCGCCGCCAGCCGACGCATGAGCGCCGCCGAGTACCTGGCGTGGGAGCGCGAGCAGCCCGCGAAGCACGAGTACCACCTCGGCGAGGTCTTCGCGATGGCCGGCGGCAGCCCGCGGCACAACTTCCTGTCGACCGCCGCGGGCGCAGAGCTCCGCGCGGCCGTGCGCGGCAAGGGGTGCCACGTGCTCTCGTCCGATCAACGGATCTCGGCCAAGCAGGGAGAGCGCTACGTTTACGCGGATGCCGTCGTCGTGTGCGGCGGCGTACAGACCGAGCCAGGCACCGGCGACGTCCTCTCGAACCCAACTGCCATCGTGGAGGTGCTCTCGCGCAGCACCGAGGCATTCGATCGGGGCGAGAAGTGGGAGGGGTACCAGCGCCTCCCCTGCCTGACGGACTACCTTCTCGTCTCACCATGGCACGTGCGTATCGAGCACTATCGACGCGAGGGGGACGGCTCCTGGCGGTATCGCGTGCTCGAGCGTGGCGACACGCTCTCCCTGGCGAACGGCGCGCAGGTCTCGGTCGATGCCATCTACGACGGAGCCTTCGAGCTAGAAGCCGACTGA
- a CDS encoding Hsp70 family protein, with translation MRLGIDFGTTRTVVACCDRGNYPVVSFQDAAGDTVDFYPSVAAERRGELRFGFDALAVASDPEWTVLRSFKRVLSGPRASPDVEVEIGGTKLRVLDLLTLFLRSLRDAVLNRSNRPKKDDDGRLISVVATPANAHGSQRFVTLDAFRRAGFEVIALLNEPSAAGFEYTHRHRSTITSKREHIVVYDLGGGTFDASLVHMTGRSHDAVTTAGLNHLGGDDFDAALASMALDAGKLEREGLPARALAALADQCREAKERLNPNSRRIVIDLEACLGDLSPAREVTIATSDYYDRCVPLVESTIAAMQPVIARLDAGAGEALADIAGIYVVGGASSLPVVARTLRERFGRRVHRSPYPSAAIAIGLAIAVDEDAGFELSDRLSRHFGVFREGSGGDEVVFDPIFDREARIPSSHEAPVVSRRVYRAAHNVGRYRFVECAALDRLGVPHGDITAFNEVVFPFDRRLRDRAAELGGVTVERMGSEGPLIEEQYAITSHGIVEVTITDVEAGYRRVYQVGA, from the coding sequence TTGCGCCTCGGGATCGATTTCGGAACCACACGGACCGTGGTCGCGTGCTGCGATCGCGGGAACTACCCTGTCGTCAGCTTCCAGGACGCGGCGGGGGACACCGTGGATTTCTACCCCTCCGTGGCCGCCGAGCGGCGGGGGGAGCTCCGGTTCGGCTTCGACGCCCTCGCGGTCGCCTCGGACCCCGAGTGGACGGTGCTCCGGTCGTTCAAGCGCGTGCTCTCCGGTCCGCGCGCGTCGCCCGACGTCGAGGTCGAGATCGGCGGGACGAAGCTCCGGGTGCTCGATCTCTTGACCCTGTTCCTGCGGTCGCTCCGCGACGCCGTGCTGAACCGGTCGAACCGGCCCAAGAAAGACGACGACGGGCGCCTCATCTCGGTCGTGGCGACGCCGGCCAACGCGCACGGGTCGCAGCGGTTCGTGACGCTCGACGCCTTCCGCCGCGCCGGCTTCGAGGTCATCGCGCTCCTGAACGAGCCGTCGGCCGCCGGCTTCGAGTACACGCACCGCCACCGCAGCACCATCACGTCGAAGCGCGAGCACATCGTCGTCTACGATCTCGGCGGCGGGACGTTCGACGCGTCGCTCGTCCACATGACCGGGCGCAGCCACGACGCCGTGACGACCGCGGGCCTGAACCACCTCGGCGGCGACGACTTCGACGCCGCGCTGGCCTCGATGGCGCTCGACGCCGGCAAGCTCGAGCGCGAGGGCCTGCCCGCGCGCGCGCTCGCGGCGCTCGCGGACCAGTGCCGCGAGGCGAAGGAGCGGCTCAACCCGAACTCCCGGCGCATCGTGATCGACCTGGAGGCCTGCCTGGGCGACCTCTCGCCCGCCCGCGAGGTGACGATCGCGACCTCCGACTACTACGACCGGTGCGTGCCCCTCGTGGAGTCGACCATCGCGGCGATGCAGCCGGTGATCGCGCGCCTCGACGCCGGCGCGGGCGAAGCGCTCGCCGACATCGCGGGGATCTACGTGGTCGGCGGCGCGAGCTCGCTGCCCGTCGTCGCGCGGACGCTGCGCGAGCGCTTCGGGCGCCGCGTCCATCGCTCCCCCTACCCCTCGGCGGCGATCGCGATCGGCCTGGCCATCGCCGTCGACGAGGACGCGGGCTTCGAGCTCTCCGACCGGCTCTCGCGCCATTTCGGGGTGTTCCGGGAGGGCAGCGGCGGGGACGAGGTGGTCTTCGACCCGATCTTCGACCGGGAGGCGCGCATCCCGTCGAGCCACGAGGCGCCGGTGGTCTCGCGGCGCGTGTACCGGGCGGCGCACAACGTCGGCCGCTACCGGTTCGTCGAGTGCGCAGCGCTCGACCGGCTCGGCGTGCCCCACGGCGACATCACGGCGTTCAACGAAGTCGTGTTCCCCTTCGACAGGCGGCTCCGCGATCGCGCGGCCGAGCTCGGCGGGGTGACCGTCGAGCGCATGGGCAGCGAGGGGCCGCTGATCGAGGAGCAGTACGCGATCACCTCGCACGGGATCGTCGAGGTGACGATCACCGACGTGGAGGCAGGGTACCGGCGCGTCTACCAGGTCGGGGCGTGA
- a CDS encoding PAS domain-containing protein, with protein sequence MDIEGLQAELERLRCEVKALEQRAQAAEAQAALYQGVFEHLPVPSALYGADGVLVDINRRNREILAVPSKEAMVGKHNMYEDPVAMAGGYTAHFEQVIRSGGGVIMAPTAYNTADAGLERTEDRTVWTETRMSAADVGDARYVIGINLDVTDRMRAQQAYQDSTAFVTAIVEHAPSAVYVKDLNGRYALVNRHFERLMGISRDAVLGRADRDVMPSELAEAFAQSERQVIATEAPVVKEEQLLLEGRVHSFVTNRFPLLDSRGRLHAVCGISVEVTESRAAEAEAQRLQDEIIHLQEARLRALSTPLLPIARGVVVMPLIGNIDAPRAQQVLEILLAGIVAHQASMVILDVTGVPTIDAQVASALVRTARAVNLLGAQVLLTGIQPAIARTLVELGADLGGLLVRSTLDSGIAYALSPRPGRVSGQAAPGA encoded by the coding sequence ATGGACATCGAGGGACTGCAGGCGGAGCTGGAGCGGCTCCGCTGCGAGGTCAAGGCGCTGGAGCAGCGCGCCCAGGCCGCGGAGGCGCAGGCGGCGCTGTATCAGGGCGTCTTCGAGCACCTGCCGGTCCCATCGGCCCTCTACGGCGCCGACGGCGTACTTGTGGACATCAACCGGCGGAACCGCGAGATACTGGCCGTGCCGTCGAAGGAGGCCATGGTCGGCAAGCATAATATGTACGAGGACCCTGTCGCCATGGCGGGCGGATACACTGCCCACTTCGAACAGGTGATCCGGAGCGGCGGAGGCGTGATCATGGCGCCGACCGCGTACAACACGGCCGACGCCGGCCTCGAGCGCACCGAGGACCGCACCGTCTGGACCGAGACCAGGATGTCGGCGGCCGACGTGGGCGACGCGCGCTACGTGATCGGGATCAACCTCGACGTGACCGACAGGATGCGCGCCCAACAGGCGTACCAGGACAGCACGGCATTCGTCACCGCAATCGTGGAGCACGCGCCCAGCGCCGTGTACGTCAAGGATCTGAACGGCCGCTATGCGCTCGTCAACAGGCACTTCGAGCGGCTCATGGGCATCTCCCGCGACGCGGTGCTCGGGCGCGCCGATCGCGACGTCATGCCTTCGGAGCTCGCCGAGGCTTTTGCGCAGTCGGAGCGGCAGGTCATCGCGACGGAGGCGCCGGTTGTCAAGGAGGAGCAGCTCCTGCTCGAGGGCCGCGTCCATTCCTTCGTGACGAACAGGTTCCCGCTGCTGGATTCACGAGGCAGGCTGCATGCGGTGTGCGGCATCTCCGTGGAGGTCACCGAAAGCCGTGCGGCCGAGGCCGAGGCTCAGCGGCTTCAGGACGAGATCATCCACCTGCAGGAGGCCAGGCTGCGCGCCCTCTCCACGCCGCTGCTGCCGATCGCGCGCGGCGTGGTGGTGATGCCGCTCATCGGCAACATCGATGCGCCGCGGGCTCAGCAGGTGCTCGAGATCCTGCTGGCGGGCATCGTCGCCCACCAGGCCTCGATGGTGATCCTCGACGTTACGGGCGTGCCGACCATCGACGCCCAGGTCGCGAGCGCGCTTGTGCGGACGGCGCGCGCGGTGAACCTGCTGGGCGCGCAGGTGCTCCTGACGGGGATCCAGCCCGCGATCGCGCGGACGCTCGTCGAGCTCGGGGCGGATCTGGGCGGGCTCCTGGTGCGGTCCACGCTCGATTCGGGCATCGCGTATGCCCTCTCGCCTCGCCCCGGGCGCGTGAGCGGGCAAGCCGCCCCGGGCGCGTGA
- a CDS encoding AEC family transporter, whose amino-acid sequence MPSGDLISQLLALFAVLGVGVLLRALGRAGQADAAVLHRLVIDVTTPALIVTVLRRSGIGDGAWGAVAASTVALFACALAGVAVARALGLPRAAQGAAGLVGSFSNTGFLGVPVVLALYGDAGGAAGTAILVDSIVTAFLLWTFGVALAARMGGGGGGGGRGLLAVLLHPNVLSIAVGLTLHAAPIPLPVWLEHALGALGSATPTLVFLALGLSLDLASLRGRVRPLAAVAAVKLLLSPAVALGAAVALGLKRPTSEVAVLQSAMPTSMVSVIVAARYGCDGQFAAATAVVTTLGALASLPIVIEVLRRIVP is encoded by the coding sequence GTGCCGTCGGGCGACCTGATCTCGCAGCTCCTGGCCCTCTTCGCGGTGCTCGGGGTCGGCGTGCTGCTGCGGGCGCTGGGCCGGGCCGGCCAGGCGGACGCCGCCGTGCTGCACCGGCTGGTCATCGACGTCACCACGCCCGCGCTGATCGTCACCGTGCTCCGCCGCTCGGGCATCGGTGACGGCGCGTGGGGCGCGGTCGCCGCGTCGACGGTCGCGCTCTTCGCGTGCGCCCTCGCGGGGGTCGCGGTGGCGCGGGCGCTCGGGCTGCCGCGCGCCGCGCAGGGCGCCGCCGGCCTCGTCGGCAGCTTCTCCAACACCGGCTTCCTCGGCGTCCCCGTCGTGCTGGCCCTCTACGGCGACGCGGGCGGCGCGGCGGGGACGGCGATCCTCGTCGACAGCATCGTCACGGCGTTCCTCCTGTGGACCTTCGGCGTCGCGCTCGCCGCGCGCATGGGCGGGGGCGGCGGCGGGGGTGGGCGGGGCCTGCTCGCGGTGCTCCTGCACCCCAACGTGCTGTCGATCGCCGTCGGGCTCACGCTCCACGCGGCGCCGATCCCGCTGCCTGTGTGGTTGGAGCACGCGCTCGGCGCGCTCGGGAGCGCGACCCCGACGCTCGTGTTCCTCGCGCTGGGCCTCAGCCTCGACCTTGCCTCGCTCCGCGGCCGCGTGCGTCCGCTCGCAGCCGTCGCCGCCGTGAAGCTGCTCCTTTCGCCCGCGGTCGCGCTCGGCGCCGCGGTCGCGCTCGGCCTGAAGCGGCCGACCTCCGAGGTGGCGGTGCTGCAGTCCGCCATGCCGACGTCCATGGTGTCCGTGATCGTCGCCGCGCGGTACGGCTGCGACGGCCAGTTCGCCGCGGCCACCGCGGTCGTGACCACGCTCGGCGCGCTGGCGAGCCTGCCGATCGTGATCGAGGTGCTGCGCCGGATCGTCCCGTAG